In one Pseudomonas sp. SCA2728.1_7 genomic region, the following are encoded:
- the ccoS gene encoding cbb3-type cytochrome oxidase assembly protein CcoS, with the protein MPALYVMIPAALLIVAIAVYIFFWAVDSGQYDDLDGPAHSILFDDQDPNHTAAVDEANVSKPDDKAPPHA; encoded by the coding sequence ATGCCAGCTCTCTACGTGATGATCCCGGCCGCCCTGCTGATCGTGGCCATCGCCGTGTACATTTTTTTCTGGGCAGTGGACAGCGGTCAGTACGACGACCTCGACGGCCCGGCGCACAGCATCCTGTTCGATGATCAGGATCCTAACCACACCGCTGCCGTGGACGAAGCCAACGTCAGCAAACCGGACGACAAGGCCCCACCCCATGCTTGA
- a CDS encoding sulfite exporter TauE/SafE family protein, translating into MLELAPLLVSALILGLLGGGHCLGMCGGLMGALTLAIPKEQRSRRFRLLLAYNLGRILSYATAGLLIGLAGWAVANSPAALFMRVLAGLLLIAMGLYLAGWWSGLTRIESLGRGLWRYIQPVANRLLPVSSLPRALLLGALWGWLPCGLVYSTLLWSASQGNALDSALLMLAFGLGTWPVLLATGLAAERVTAILRKRSVRMAGGLLVILFGIWTLPGPHQHWLMGH; encoded by the coding sequence ATGCTTGAACTGGCGCCATTGCTGGTCTCGGCATTGATCCTCGGCCTGCTCGGCGGCGGTCATTGCCTGGGCATGTGCGGCGGATTGATGGGCGCGCTGACCCTGGCGATTCCCAAGGAACAGCGCAGCCGACGCTTTCGTTTGCTGCTGGCGTATAACCTCGGGCGGATTCTCAGTTATGCCACGGCGGGATTGCTGATCGGACTGGCGGGATGGGCGGTGGCCAACAGTCCGGCGGCGCTGTTCATGCGCGTGCTGGCCGGGCTGCTGCTGATTGCCATGGGTTTGTATCTGGCCGGCTGGTGGAGCGGGCTGACGCGCATTGAAAGTCTTGGACGCGGTTTGTGGCGCTACATTCAGCCCGTCGCCAACCGCCTACTGCCGGTGTCGAGTCTGCCTCGTGCGTTATTGCTGGGTGCGTTGTGGGGCTGGCTGCCGTGCGGACTGGTTTACAGCACGTTGCTGTGGTCGGCGAGTCAGGGCAATGCGCTGGACAGTGCGTTGTTGATGCTCGCTTTTGGCCTCGGCACCTGGCCGGTATTGCTCGCCACGGGCCTTGCGGCAGAACGCGTGACCGCCATTTTGCGCAAACGCAGCGTGCGCATGGCCGGTGGATTGCTGGTGATCCTCTTTGGTATCTGGACATTACCCGGCCCACATCAGCATTGGCTGATGGGCCATTAG